The following coding sequences are from one Gossypium raimondii isolate GPD5lz chromosome 4, ASM2569854v1, whole genome shotgun sequence window:
- the LOC128040483 gene encoding uncharacterized protein LOC128040483, which produces MVGKDKVIEKTLVEPPRSMVTESKHWLRMPRLLRRHWLVHLDNRLREGVIFRVLVETISLFSLVDSGFTHSYILSDLASELGIPVEVISLGMTVTSSFSESIVVNQMEIVVVRERPEFLSNVVSMTKTEKIMGKGCEAYLSYGLNSSNKELRVQDICTVRDFPDMLLKELSSLLPGREVLFGIKLFPSTVPVSIASYHMVTKDLKELKIQLQELLDRGFIRPSASTWSALVL; this is translated from the exons atggtTGGGAAAGACAAGGTTATTGAGAAGACATTGGTTGAGCCGCCGCGATCAATGGTGACTGAATCTAAACATTGGCTGAGAATGCCAAGGCTATTAAGGAGACATTGGTTGGTGCATCTAGACAACCGCCTAAGAGAGGGTGTGATATTCAGGGTTCTAGTAGAG ACTATTTCGTTATTTTCTTTGGTTGATTCTGGTTTTACACATTCGTACATCTTGAGTGATTTGGCTAGTGAGTTGGGGATTCCAGTAGAGGTTATTAGTTTGGGTATGACTGTCACTAGTTCCTTCAGTGAAAGCATTGTGGTGAATCAG ATGGAGATCGTAGTTGTCAGGGAGAGACCTGAATTTCTATCTAATGTGGTTTCGATGACCAAGACTGAGAAAATAATGGgtaaaggttgtgaagcttatctgTCTTATGGGCTAAATTCGAGCAACAAAGAACTGAGAGTTCAGGATATTTGTACCGTAAGAGATTTTCCTGACATGCTACTAAAGGAGTTGTCTAGTTTGCTACCAGGTCGTGAAGTATTGTTCGGCATTAAGCTCTTCCCTAGTACTGTACCAGTGTCTATTGCATCCTATCACATGGTAACAAAAGATCTTAAGGAGTTGAAGATACAGTTGCAAGAATTGCTTGACCGAGGTTTCATTCGACCAAGTGCATCTACGTGGAGTGCGCTggttttgtaa
- the LOC128040652 gene encoding peroxidase 45-like isoform X2, giving the protein MEIIRRCFTLFILVIILQVGEGKLSQAFYNSTCPNVESIVRKVVEEKFSQTFVTVPATATLRLFFHDCFVEGCDASIMIASPNGDAEKDAPDNLSLAGDGFDTVIKAKKAVEAKCPKVVSCADILAIASRDVIAGGPSFEVELGRRDGFVSKASRVAGQLPGPNFNLNQLNSMFAQHNLTQTDMIALSGAHIVGFSHCSRFANRLYSFSPSSPVDPDLDPTYVKQLKQACPQNVDPSIAINMDPVTPRTFDNKYFKNLVAKKGLFTSDKVLYTNRASRPTVVPFSKKQNVFKEAFITAMRKLGRVGVKTGKHGEIKVDCTAFN; this is encoded by the exons ATGGAGATAATTAGGAGATGTTTCACATTGTTCATACTTGTCATAATTCTGCAGGTTGGAGAGGGAAAATTATCTCAAGCCTTCTACAACTCCACTTGTCCGAATGTGGAATCTATTGTAAGAAAGGTTGTAGAGGAAAAGTTTAGCCAAACCTTCGTCACCGTCCCCGCCACCGCCACCCTACGACTGTTTTTCCATGACTGCTTTGTCGAA GGTTGTGATGCATCGATCATGATCGCATCGCCAAATGGGGATGCAGAGAAGGATGCTCCAGACAATCTGTCCCTAGCAGGAGATGGATTCGATACCGTAATAAAGGCCAAGAAAGCAGTGGAAGCTAAATGTCCTAAAGTAGTCTCTTGTGCAGACATATTGGCCATTGCCTCTAGAGATGTTATA GCTGGAGGTCCTTCATTCGAAGTAGAATTGGGACGTCGTGATGGATTTGTATCGAAAGCATCAAGGGTAGCCGGACAGCTACCGGGGCCTAATTTCAATCTCAATCAACTCAACTCCATGTTTGCCCAACACAACCTTACACAAACTGATATGATTGCACTCTCAGGTGCTCATATTGTAGGCTTCTCCCACTGCAGTCGCTTCGCAAACCGCTTGTATTCGTTTTCACCATCTTCTCCCGTGGATCCCGACCTCGATCCTACATACGTGAAACAATTAAAGCAAGCGTGTCCTCAGAATGTAGACCCCAGTATCGCCATCAACATGGATCCTGTAACCCCACGAACTTTTGACAATAAGTACTTCAAGAATCTGGTTGCTAAGAAGGGGTTGTTTACATCAGACAAGGTGCTGTACACTAATCGAGCATCTAGACCAACAGTGGTTCCATTTTCGAAGAAACAAAATGTGTTTAAAGAAGCCTTCATTACAGCAATGAGGAAGCTCGGAAGGGTGGGAGTTAAGACTGGTAAACACGGAGAGATAAAGGTAGACTGCACAGCCTTTAACTAA
- the LOC128040652 gene encoding peroxidase 45-like isoform X1 — MEIIRRCFTLFILVIILQVGEGKLSQAFYNSTCPNVESIVRKVVEEKFSQTFVTVPATATLRLFFHDCFVEGCDASIMIASPNGDAEKDAPDNLSLAGDGFDTVIKAKKAVEAKCPKVVSCADILAIASRDVIVLAGGPSFEVELGRRDGFVSKASRVAGQLPGPNFNLNQLNSMFAQHNLTQTDMIALSGAHIVGFSHCSRFANRLYSFSPSSPVDPDLDPTYVKQLKQACPQNVDPSIAINMDPVTPRTFDNKYFKNLVAKKGLFTSDKVLYTNRASRPTVVPFSKKQNVFKEAFITAMRKLGRVGVKTGKHGEIKVDCTAFN, encoded by the exons ATGGAGATAATTAGGAGATGTTTCACATTGTTCATACTTGTCATAATTCTGCAGGTTGGAGAGGGAAAATTATCTCAAGCCTTCTACAACTCCACTTGTCCGAATGTGGAATCTATTGTAAGAAAGGTTGTAGAGGAAAAGTTTAGCCAAACCTTCGTCACCGTCCCCGCCACCGCCACCCTACGACTGTTTTTCCATGACTGCTTTGTCGAA GGTTGTGATGCATCGATCATGATCGCATCGCCAAATGGGGATGCAGAGAAGGATGCTCCAGACAATCTGTCCCTAGCAGGAGATGGATTCGATACCGTAATAAAGGCCAAGAAAGCAGTGGAAGCTAAATGTCCTAAAGTAGTCTCTTGTGCAGACATATTGGCCATTGCCTCTAGAGATGTTATAGTCCTG GCTGGAGGTCCTTCATTCGAAGTAGAATTGGGACGTCGTGATGGATTTGTATCGAAAGCATCAAGGGTAGCCGGACAGCTACCGGGGCCTAATTTCAATCTCAATCAACTCAACTCCATGTTTGCCCAACACAACCTTACACAAACTGATATGATTGCACTCTCAGGTGCTCATATTGTAGGCTTCTCCCACTGCAGTCGCTTCGCAAACCGCTTGTATTCGTTTTCACCATCTTCTCCCGTGGATCCCGACCTCGATCCTACATACGTGAAACAATTAAAGCAAGCGTGTCCTCAGAATGTAGACCCCAGTATCGCCATCAACATGGATCCTGTAACCCCACGAACTTTTGACAATAAGTACTTCAAGAATCTGGTTGCTAAGAAGGGGTTGTTTACATCAGACAAGGTGCTGTACACTAATCGAGCATCTAGACCAACAGTGGTTCCATTTTCGAAGAAACAAAATGTGTTTAAAGAAGCCTTCATTACAGCAATGAGGAAGCTCGGAAGGGTGGGAGTTAAGACTGGTAAACACGGAGAGATAAAGGTAGACTGCACAGCCTTTAACTAA
- the LOC105779778 gene encoding peroxidase 55, translating into MEVLQRGLVLLMVFMVFQRGEGQLFENFYRGTCPNLEMIVKQVVSTKFTQTFVTIPATLRLFFHDCFVEGCDASVMIASPNGDAEKDAQDNLSLAGDGFDTVIKAKQAVEVQCPGIVSCADILALAARDVVVLAGGPSWEVELGRRDGLVSQASKVAGNLPDPEFNLVQLNTIFAKNNLTQFDMIALSGAHTLGFSHCNRFSNRLYSFSSSSVVDPSLDPNYAQQLMQACPQNVDPSIAINMDPETPRTFDNVYYQNLVSGKGLFTSDEVLFSDPASQPTVSDFASNPGNFNGAFITAMRKLGRVGVKTGNEGEIRMDCTKFKDA; encoded by the exons aTGGAGGTATTACAGAGAGGGTTGGTGTTGTTAATGGTTTTCATGGTTTTTCAGAGAGGAGAGGGGCAATTATTTGAGAATTTCTATAGGGGTACTTGTCCGAATCTAGAAATGATAGTGAAACAAGTAGTGTCCACCAAGTTCACCCAAACATTTGTTACGATCCCTGCTACGCTGCGCTTGTTCTTCCATGATTGCTTTGTCGAG GGATGTGATGCATCAGTCATGATAGCATCACCAAATGGAGATGCAGAAAAGGATGCTCAAGACAATCTCTCCCTCGCAGGAGATGGATTCGACACCGTAATCAAGGCAAAGCAGGCAGTGGAAGTACAATGCCCTGGAATTGTATCTTGTGCCGATATTTTAGCACTTGCAGCAAGGGATGTTGTAGTACTG GCTGGTGGCCCTTCTTGGGAAGTAGAATTAGGACGTCGAGATGGCCTCGTATCCCAAGCATCCAAGGTAGCAGGGAACTTACCAGATCCAGAATTCAACCTTGTTCAACTCAACACCATTTTTGCTAAAAACAACCTTACGCAATTCGATATGATTGCACTCTCAGGAGCTCATACTCTAGGCTTCTCTCATTGCAATCGCTTTTCGAATCGCTTATACTCCTTCTCTTCATCTTCAGTTGTTGATCCTAGTTTGGACCCAAACTACGCACAACAGTTGATGCAAGCCTGCCCTCAAAATGTAGACCCCAGCATTGCCATCAACATGGACCCTGAAACCCCAAGAACTTTCGACAATGTGTATTACCAGAATCTTGTTTCTGGGAAGGGCTTGTTCACTTCAGACGAGGTGCTTTTCAGTGATCCAGCATCTCAACCAACCGTAAGTGATTTTGCTAGCAACCCTGGCAACTTTAATGGAGCCTTTATCACAGCAATGAGGAAACTTGGGAGGGTGGGAGTCAAAACCGGGAATGAAGGAGAGATAAGAATGGACTGCACAAAATTTAAAGATGCTTAA